GCTAATACACTTACTTGAACAAAGACAGATAATGACATCTATACGCAAGAAAAATGAAGCTGAATTAATTATAGCCTTTAAAAGTTTATTAAAAGAGCAATGTTACGGCTCTCAAGGTCAACTTGCAGCGGCACTTGCTGAGCAAGGCTTTAAAAATATGTCTCAAGCTAAAATTTCGCGTTTGTTATCTAAACTTGGCGCCGTTAAAATGCGTAACGCTAGCGATCAAGTGGTCTATATTCTTCCTGATGAATTAGCTATTCCAAAATCTCGTCAAGCGATTCAATCTGTGGTTGCCAGTGTAAAACACAACAACATGCAAATTATTGTTAAAACAGGCATTGGCGGTGCACCACTCATTTCTCGTATGCTAGA
The Thalassotalea hakodatensis genome window above contains:
- the argR gene encoding transcriptional regulator ArgR, with translation MTSIRKKNEAELIIAFKSLLKEQCYGSQGQLAAALAEQGFKNMSQAKISRLLSKLGAVKMRNASDQVVYILPDELAIPKSRQAIQSVVASVKHNNMQIIVKTGIGGAPLISRMLDSMGESAGILGTLAGDDTIFIAPIDVKRIDQTTEDIKRLLDV